A DNA window from candidate division KSB1 bacterium contains the following coding sequences:
- a CDS encoding MoxR family ATPase: protein MHVDIQAINEKIRRESAFVEKINREVSKVIVGQKYMVERLLVGLLSNGHVLLEGVPGLAKTLAVKTLSAAIQTKFQRIQFTPDLLPADLIGTLIYDQRNGQFTTKKGPIFANLILADEINRSPAKVQSALLEAMMERQVTIGENTFKLDDPFLVLATQNPIEQEGTYPLPEAQVDRFMLKLSIGYPNKEEELEIMRRMTRGNLENVKPVVTPADIVKARAVVSEVYMDEKVERYIIDIVFATREPKKYGLEELEDLISYGASPRASIFLSQAAKAHAFLRGRGYVTPEDVRAIGLDVLRHRIIITYEAEAEEKTSEYVVGQVLSRIEVP, encoded by the coding sequence ATGCACGTTGACATTCAGGCGATCAATGAAAAAATCAGGCGCGAAAGCGCATTTGTTGAAAAAATCAACCGCGAAGTTTCAAAGGTTATCGTCGGCCAGAAATACATGGTCGAACGGCTGCTCGTCGGCTTGCTGAGCAACGGCCATGTTTTGCTGGAGGGCGTGCCGGGCCTGGCCAAGACGCTGGCGGTCAAAACGTTGTCGGCGGCGATTCAAACGAAATTCCAGCGCATTCAATTTACGCCGGATTTGCTGCCGGCGGATTTGATCGGCACGCTGATCTACGACCAGCGCAACGGCCAATTCACCACGAAAAAAGGGCCGATCTTTGCGAATTTGATTCTGGCCGACGAGATCAACCGTTCGCCCGCAAAAGTGCAGTCGGCGCTGCTCGAAGCGATGATGGAGCGGCAAGTGACGATTGGCGAAAATACCTTCAAGCTCGACGATCCGTTCTTGGTGCTGGCGACGCAAAATCCCATCGAGCAGGAAGGAACCTACCCACTGCCCGAAGCGCAGGTGGATCGTTTCATGCTCAAGCTCTCCATCGGCTATCCCAACAAAGAGGAAGAGCTTGAAATCATGCGCCGGATGACGCGCGGTAATCTTGAAAACGTCAAACCGGTGGTGACGCCTGCCGACATTGTCAAAGCCCGCGCCGTGGTTTCGGAAGTTTACATGGATGAAAAAGTCGAGCGGTACATTATCGACATCGTTTTTGCGACGCGCGAGCCGAAAAAATACGGTCTCGAGGAGCTGGAAGATTTGATTTCTTACGGCGCCAGTCCGCGCGCCAGCATCTTTTTGTCGCAAGCGGCGAAAGCGCATGCGTTTCTCCGCGGCCGCGGCTACGTGACGCCGGAAGACGTTCGCGCCATCGGCCTCGATGTCTTGCGCCACCGCATCATTATCACCTACGAAGCTGAAGCCGAGGAAAAAACTTCGGAATATGTCGTCGGACAGGTGTTGAGCCGGATTGAAGTACCATAA
- a CDS encoding tetratricopeptide repeat protein — protein sequence MAKKSVLLVLLLGGIVFAGCSQKMSEEQLFVQAQQFEAKEDIDGALKVYEELSERFPNSPHADSVLQKLGMIYLNKKEQFGKAVAVYERVVEKFPHSKYQPQSLFMIGYIYANHLKEFDKARRYYEKFIDTYPKHELVASVQWELQHLGKDISDIDIFATSKDGENNAAPARKNASSSKSK from the coding sequence ATGGCGAAAAAATCGGTTCTTCTCGTCTTGCTGCTGGGTGGAATCGTTTTTGCCGGCTGCTCGCAGAAAATGAGTGAAGAGCAGCTTTTTGTGCAAGCCCAACAATTTGAAGCCAAAGAGGACATCGACGGCGCGTTGAAAGTTTATGAGGAATTGAGCGAGCGTTTTCCGAACAGCCCTCATGCCGATTCGGTGTTGCAAAAACTGGGCATGATTTATCTCAACAAAAAAGAACAGTTCGGCAAAGCCGTGGCGGTTTACGAGCGGGTGGTGGAGAAATTTCCACACAGCAAATATCAGCCCCAGTCCTTGTTCATGATCGGCTACATCTACGCCAACCATCTCAAGGAGTTTGACAAGGCCAGGCGGTATTACGAAAAATTTATTGATACCTATCCTAAACATGAATTGGTGGCCTCCGTGCAGTGGGAGCTTCAGCATTTGGGCAAAGATATCAGCGATATCGATATCTTCGCCACTTCCAAAGATGGCGAAAACAACGCGGCGCCGGCCCGGAAAAACGCCAGCTCATCCAAAAGCAAATAA